A single Arcobacter sp. FWKO B DNA region contains:
- a CDS encoding EAL domain-containing protein, which produces MTLNLNVTNIIKECKNTNVLYVEDDIETVASVSEVLKTFFNKVYIAYNGKDGLDNFLANKDDIDIVISDIVMPEKSGLEMVQDIRKIDSGVSIIMLSANSDLDSLLDIIRYGVDGFLIKPLEYNQFISTISQIVEKIALKRQNEEYKQYLEEKIKQKSEELKKQYYIDKLTGLKNRLALLDDIKKYNSSKLILFDINRFSAVNDVYGHEIGDSVLRLVANILNKMVYNSCDVYRISSDQFVILPKSCDELSFCMKLIEDLLNDLSLQDITFDIDDMIIEVGISATFAIVTDVPSKKLLECGYTALAYAKTTNQPYIHYKKSLEQKINHKKKLEAVKLIKKALEEDRLIPYYQPIYKADDSVSYECLARVIKGDTEIVLPSSFMAEIKSTPYYTKVTKTMIQKSFSYFENKPYKFSINLSFEDILNQQIVDYLLEQLQERNLSNRLIIEILESESIDNYEVVKNFITQIRKFDVAIAIDDFGSGYSNFSYMLELEPDYIKIDGSIIQNISQDSKAYSIAKSIVYFANELGIKTIAEFIKDKDVYEKSLELDIYGRQGFFLGKPVSDIISKG; this is translated from the coding sequence GTGACTTTAAACCTAAATGTAACCAATATTATCAAAGAGTGTAAAAATACAAATGTTTTATATGTTGAAGATGATATTGAAACAGTTGCAAGCGTATCTGAAGTGTTGAAAACATTTTTTAATAAGGTTTATATCGCATACAATGGTAAAGATGGTTTAGATAATTTTTTAGCAAATAAAGATGATATTGATATAGTGATATCTGATATTGTTATGCCAGAAAAAAGTGGCTTAGAAATGGTTCAGGATATTAGAAAGATTGATAGTGGTGTAAGTATTATTATGCTTTCAGCAAATAGTGATTTAGATAGTTTATTAGATATTATAAGATATGGTGTTGATGGTTTTTTAATAAAACCATTAGAGTATAATCAATTTATATCCACTATTTCACAAATCGTTGAAAAGATAGCATTAAAAAGACAAAATGAAGAGTATAAACAATATTTAGAAGAAAAAATAAAACAAAAAAGTGAAGAACTAAAAAAACAGTATTATATTGATAAATTAACAGGATTAAAAAATAGACTTGCTTTACTAGATGATATTAAAAAATATAATTCAAGCAAACTTATATTGTTTGATATAAATAGGTTTTCAGCTGTAAATGATGTCTATGGACATGAAATAGGTGATAGCGTTTTAAGGTTGGTTGCAAATATACTAAACAAAATGGTTTATAATAGTTGTGATGTGTATAGGATATCTTCTGATCAGTTTGTAATCTTGCCAAAAAGTTGTGATGAACTCTCTTTTTGTATGAAATTAATAGAAGATTTGCTCAATGATTTATCTTTACAAGATATTACATTTGATATAGATGATATGATTATAGAAGTTGGTATATCAGCAACTTTTGCAATAGTAACTGATGTTCCATCTAAAAAATTACTAGAGTGTGGTTATACCGCTTTAGCGTATGCAAAAACAACAAATCAGCCATATATACACTATAAAAAGAGTTTAGAACAAAAAATAAACCATAAGAAGAAACTTGAAGCCGTAAAGCTTATAAAAAAAGCACTAGAAGAAGACAGACTTATTCCATATTATCAACCAATATATAAAGCTGATGATAGTGTAAGTTATGAGTGTCTAGCAAGAGTTATAAAAGGTGATACTGAAATAGTATTACCAAGTAGTTTTATGGCTGAAATCAAAAGTACGCCATATTATACAAAAGTTACTAAAACTATGATACAAAAATCTTTTAGTTACTTTGAAAATAAGCCTTATAAATTTAGCATAAATTTATCATTTGAAGATATTTTAAATCAACAAATAGTTGACTATTTATTGGAGCAACTACAAGAAAGAAATCTTTCAAATAGGTTAATTATAGAGATTTTGGAAAGTGAATCGATAGATAACTATGAAGTTGTAAAAAATTTTATAACACAAATTCGTAAATTTGATGTTGCTATAGCTATAGATGATTTTGGAAGTGGATATTCAAACTTTTCTTATATGTTAGAGTTAGAGCCTGATTATATAAAAATTGATGGTTCAATTATTCAAAATATTTCTCAAGATTCAAAAGCATATTCTATAGCAAAATCTATTGTTTATTTTGCTAATGAACTAGGAATTAAAACAATAGCTGAGTTTATCAAAGACAAAGATGTGTACGAAAAAAGCCTAGAACTTGATATTTATGGCAGACAGGGCTTTTTTCTAGGTAAGCCAGTATCAGATATTATAAGTAAAGGATGA
- a CDS encoding response regulator, whose translation MKILVVDDDREYLDMIEMALKKAFNELLVEIVDNGKDAISKCNAEPIDLIFLDVNMPKMSGINVANILKNVEKTSSIPIIFVTSNSYADFADKGFEMGSIDYISKPIDINLLLNRVALYITIIKQQKSLEEANAILKKRVDKAMYENELHEQMLIHQSKTSVMGEMIGAIAHQWRQPLNIIATSMINLETKAELGMLDLNEIKRIYTKINTTLQFLSKTIDDFRNFFLTSNSKEKINLVQAVNYTIDLVSAQFKAHNIAIEFVYNKDESYMIDGYFNEFRQVVLNLFANSKDAIEARMKENEELDGYIKITLSKVSDSISLTFCDNGGGISPEIQSKIFNPYFTTKFAGQGTGIGLYLSKSIIEKFHNGTIEVYNKNDGACFEIKFKI comes from the coding sequence ATGAAAATTTTAGTTGTTGATGACGATAGAGAATATCTTGATATGATTGAAATGGCGTTAAAAAAAGCGTTTAATGAACTTTTAGTTGAAATAGTAGATAATGGTAAAGATGCGATATCTAAATGTAATGCAGAACCAATAGATTTGATTTTCCTTGATGTAAATATGCCAAAAATGAGTGGAATAAATGTAGCAAATATTTTAAAAAATGTTGAAAAAACATCAAGTATCCCAATAATTTTTGTTACATCAAACTCATATGCTGACTTTGCTGATAAAGGGTTTGAAATGGGGAGTATTGATTATATTTCTAAGCCTATTGATATAAATTTACTTTTAAATAGGGTAGCTTTATATATAACAATAATAAAACAACAAAAATCACTTGAAGAAGCAAATGCAATCTTGAAAAAAAGAGTTGATAAAGCCATGTATGAAAATGAGTTACATGAGCAGATGTTAATACATCAAAGTAAAACTTCTGTTATGGGTGAGATGATAGGTGCGATAGCCCATCAATGGAGACAACCTTTAAATATCATAGCAACTTCTATGATAAATCTAGAAACAAAAGCAGAACTTGGTATGCTTGACCTTAATGAAATAAAAAGGATTTATACTAAAATAAATACTACGCTACAGTTTTTATCAAAAACAATTGATGATTTTAGAAACTTTTTTTTGACATCAAACTCAAAAGAAAAAATAAATCTAGTTCAAGCTGTAAATTATACAATTGATTTAGTATCAGCACAATTTAAAGCACATAATATAGCAATAGAATTTGTATATAACAAGGATGAATCATACATGATTGATGGGTATTTTAACGAATTTAGACAAGTGGTCTTAAATCTATTTGCAAATAGCAAAGATGCTATTGAAGCAAGGATGAAAGAAAATGAAGAACTTGATGGTTATATTAAAATAACATTAAGTAAGGTTAGTGATAGTATAAGTCTAACATTTTGTGATAATGGTGGTGGAATATCCCCAGAGATACAAAGTAAAATATTTAATCCTTATTTTACAACAAAATTTGCAGGACAAGGGACAGGAATAGGACTTTACTTATCAAAATCAATAATAGAAAAATTTCATAACGGAACAATAGAAGTTTATAATAAAAATGATGGTGCTTGTTTTGAAATAAAATTTAAAATCTAA